A window of the Geothermobacter hydrogeniphilus genome harbors these coding sequences:
- the mce gene encoding methylmalonyl-CoA epimerase, whose amino-acid sequence MTKKINHIGIAVKNIEASLPFYRDVLGMTFEGSEEVAEQKVRVAFLAVGESRIELLEPTADDSPVAGFIAKNGEGIHHIAYEVDDLVVALDRLREQGVRLIDRQPRQGAHGTRIAFLHPRATGGVLTELCQST is encoded by the coding sequence ATGACCAAAAAAATCAACCACATCGGTATCGCCGTCAAAAACATCGAGGCGTCCCTGCCGTTTTACCGGGATGTCCTCGGTATGACCTTCGAGGGGAGTGAAGAGGTGGCCGAGCAGAAGGTGCGAGTGGCGTTTCTGGCTGTCGGCGAGAGCCGGATCGAGTTGCTGGAGCCGACTGCGGACGATTCACCGGTGGCCGGCTTCATCGCGAAAAATGGTGAAGGGATTCACCATATCGCCTACGAGGTCGACGATCTTGTCGTCGCTCTGGACCGGCTTCGGGAACAGGGGGTGCGCCTGATCGACCGGCAGCCGCGGCAGGGGGCACATGGCACCCGCATCGCCTTTCTGCATCCCCGGGCCACCGGCGGGGTGCTGACCGAGCTCTGTCAGTCGACGTGA
- a CDS encoding TlpA family protein disulfide reductase — translation MKAARIFLFLTVLLCLGAVTASALEFGDPAPDFELPGLDGKTFRLSDHRGQIVILKLGTTWCPTCKQQSFELAEAAPFLKKNNIKVVEVFLQDTREMITEYLAKERHPEELIPLLDDGQVRQKYNVYLIPRLLVVNREFQIVRDGSLLTSQALQNLIRPMLKKGDKG, via the coding sequence ATGAAGGCCGCGCGCATATTTCTGTTTTTAACTGTCCTGTTGTGCCTTGGAGCGGTCACGGCTTCCGCCCTCGAGTTCGGTGATCCCGCGCCGGATTTCGAGTTGCCGGGGCTTGACGGCAAGACCTTCAGGCTGTCGGACCACCGGGGGCAGATTGTCATTCTCAAGTTGGGGACGACCTGGTGCCCGACCTGCAAACAGCAGTCGTTTGAGCTGGCCGAGGCCGCTCCCTTTCTGAAAAAGAACAATATCAAGGTGGTCGAGGTCTTCCTTCAGGATACCAGGGAGATGATAACGGAATACCTGGCCAAGGAGCGTCACCCCGAGGAGTTGATTCCGCTGCTTGATGATGGGCAGGTGCGCCAGAAATACAATGTTTACCTGATTCCCAGGCTGCTGGTCGTCAACCGGGAGTTTCAAATTGTTCGCGACGGGAGTCTGCTGACCTCTCAGGCGTTGCAGAACCTGATCAGGCCGATGCTGAAGAAGGGGGACAAGGGGTAA